One window of the Colletotrichum destructivum chromosome 6, complete sequence genome contains the following:
- a CDS encoding Putative major facilitator superfamily, MFS transporter superfamily, giving the protein MEPSKAKHDNEVHETTDHAAGTSYVYDGGLVDEVDEAYLRAPRSTRFYRGVLFQMILFGALSFVGPAMSDAISNLGGGGLSTPYLANMATALSYMAGCMITVFGGPLINKFGIKWSCMIAAVSMPLAGSAYYVSAKYHVDWYLLFARLLGGFTSGFLYVAETAAMLSYPEPNDRGFYLGIWSAMRNSGSVIGGAINFSNNHSRANAGGIAWSTYLIFVGFECTGVIWAVFLSPTRRVRRRNGSKIPMPSNISWKKELIALWRHLQRRKTWLVSIPAFYSFFFGGTMGTYLSLHFSVRARALSSLITPSLTIVMVIAYGKLLDTSRWSQAKRAWISFVFWVIPQAACFIWIGIEYSKFGGGKTEDALDYALHTRRWAEAYLPYLVMFSTGYWTQLSLYWILGTFSTDVGSSSRSGGLFRAFETAGQAVSYALNSKTGADPRIPFYINAAILVVTIPCMVFLIRLVPEVPATTDIDAADVVADEDASDPDRK; this is encoded by the exons ATGGAGCCTTCAAAAGCAAAACACGACAACGAAGTCCATGAAACGACTGACCATGCCGCTGGCACCAGCTATGTGTACGATGggggcctcgtcgacgaggttgacgaagCCTACCTTCGTGCTCCGAGGTCCACAAGATTCTATAGAGGTGTTCTGTTCCAGATGATCCTCTTTGGGGC CCTTTCCTTCGTGGGCCCTGCCATGTCCGATGCCATCTCCAACCTGGGAGGTGGCGGCCTCTCGACACCGTACCTGGCGAACATGGCAACCGCACTCAGCTACATGGCCGGGTGCATGATTACCGTCTTTGGCGGGCCGTTGATCAACAAGTTCGGCATCAAATGGTCTTGCATGATCGCCGCCGTATCGATGCCTCTTGCCGGTTCCGCCTACTACGTGAGCGCAAAGTATCACGTGGATTGGTATCTTCTTTTCGCAAGG CTGCTTGGAGGATTCACCTCCGGATTTCTGTACGTGGCCGAGACCGCTGCCATGTTGTCGTACCCGGAACCCAACGACAGAGGGTTCTACTTGG GTATTTGGTCTGCCATGCGAAACTCTGGCAGCGTCATTGGAGGTGCCATTAACTTTTCGAACAACCACTCACGAGCGAATGCGGGAGGCATTGCGTGGTCTACCTACCTGATATTCGTTGGCTTCG AATGCACCGGTGTGATTTGGGCAGTCTTCCTGTCTCCCACCAGACGTGTGCGCCGTCGCAATGGCAGCAAGATCCCCATGCCAAGCAACATCAGCTGGAAGAAAGAGCTCATTGCCCTCTGGAGACACCTGCAGCGCAGAAAG ACGTGGCTTGTTTCTATCCCCGCGTTCTATTCGTTCTTCTTTGGCGGGACCATGGGTACCTACCTCTCCCTGCACTTCTCTGTTCGGGCGCGcgcgttgtcgtcgttgatTACTC CAAGCCTTACCATTGTCATGGTCATTGCCTACGGAAAATTGCTGGACACGTCCCGTTGGTCGCAGGCCAAGCGGGCGTGGATCTCCTTCGTCTTCTGGGTCATTCCACAGGCGGCCTGCTTCATTTGGATCGGCATAGAGTACAGCAAATTTGGAGGAGGCAAGACGGAAGATGCCCTTGACTACGCGCT ACACACCAGGAGATGGGCGGAAGCCTACCTCCCCTATCTCGTCATGTTTTCCACCGGCTACTGGACTCAGCTGTCCCTGTACTGGATTCTCGGGACGTTCTCCACGGATGTAGGGTCGTCGTCTCGCTCGGGCGGTCTGTTCCGCGCCTTCGAAACGGCCGGCCAGGCTGTCTCGTACGCCCTCAACTCCAAGACCGGTGCCGACCCGAGAATCCCCTTCTACATCAACGCCGCGATTCTGGTCGTTACGATTCCGTGCATGGTGTTCCTGATCAGACTGGTCCCCGAGGTGCCTGCCACCACAGACATAGATGCAGCGGACGTCGTTGCTGATGAAGATGCATCGGATCCAGATAGGAAGTAG
- a CDS encoding Putative FAD dependent oxidoreductase, FAD/NAD(P)-binding domain superfamily, translated as MPPSPLPVPNSTTSFWRSTPHPLDDHRSTPELPSQVDIAVIGAGYAGVATVYHILDQCRSRGVSPPKIAIIEARQACSGATGRNGGHIKPDPYSRPSGLVATHGIEAATECAEFEARNLPEVKKVIEAEGIDCDFVLTRAVDALMSDAICHRMRSGVEMLRKNGVSVMKDVYFAEGAEAEQLSGVKGVKGCLSYTAGHLFPYKLILSLLSKAVSAGVNLQTHTPVEAVTQTPDKDGYLTLTTPRGKVRAAKIVYATNGYTSSLLPEFVDKIVPVRGICSHITPGKRPAPLLPNSYIVRWSDTEYEYLIPKLDGSIVVGGARSAYYHDLPAWYNNVNDDQLIESAKSHFDGYMQRVFHGWEDSGAYTSKVWTGIMGYSSDGLPHIGAVPGRQNQFIIAGFNGHGMPQIFLSAKGVASMIVEQQSYQNTGIPRIYEATQARLDSSKNTVFESWKAAYQGPGAKL; from the exons atgcccccttcccccctccccgtccccaACTCCACGACCTCCTTCTGGAGGTCAACCCCGCACCCTCTAGACGATCATCGGTCTACCCCCGAGCTTCCAAGCCAGGTCGATATCGCAGTTATTGGTGCCGGTTATGCGGGGGTCGCAACGGTGTACCACATCCTCGATCAATGCCGTTCTCGCGGGGTTTCACCTCCGAAGATCGCGATTATTGAAGCCCGACAAGCATGTTCCGGGGCAACCGGACGCAATG GCGGCCACATCAAGCCTGACCCGTACAGTCGGCCGTCGGGTCTCGTCGCCACACacggcatcgaggccgcgACCGAGTGCGCCGAGTTTGAGGCAAGGAATCTGCCGGAGGTGAAGAAGGTGATTGAGGCGGAGGGGATCGATTGCGACTTCGTACTCACCCGTGCTGTTGACGCCTTGATGTCCGACGCCATCTGCCACCGCATGAGATCTGGAGTTGAGATGCTCAGAAAGAACGGCGTTTCTGTCATGAAGGACGTGTACTTTGCCGAGGGCGCTGAAGCGGAACAA CTGTCCGGAGTGAAAGGAGTCAAGGGCTGCCTCTCTTATACCGCGGGTCACCTGTTCCCGTACAAGCtcatcctctccctcctATCCAAAGCCGTCAGCGCCGGCGTCAACCTGCAGACCCATACCCCCGTCGAGGCGGTGACCCAGACCCCCGACAAGGACGGCTACCTGACGCTGACCACCCCGCGGGGCAAGGTCCGCGCCGCCAAGATCGTGTACGCAACCAACGGCTACACCTCCTCGCTGCTCCCCGAGTTCGTCGACAAGATCGTGCCCGTGCGCGGGATCTGCAGCCACATCACGCCCGGCAAACGCCCCGCGCCCCTGCTGCCCAACTCGTACATCGTCCGCTGGTCCGACACCGAGTACGAGTACCTGATCCCGAAGCTGGACGGgagcatcgtcgtcgggggcGCGCGGTCGGCGTACTACCACGACTTGCCGGCGTGGTAcaacaacgtcaacgacgacCAGCTGATCGAGTCTGCCAAGTCGCACTTTGATGGGTACATGCAGCGTGTGTTCCACGGGTGGGAGGACAGCGGCGCGTACACGTCCAAGGTGTGGACCGGGA TTATGGGATACTCGTCCGACGGTCTGCCGCACATCGGTGCCGTCCCAGGGAGACAGAACCAGTTCATTATCGCTGGGTTCAACGGACACGGCATGCCGCAGATCTTCCTGTCGGCCAAGGGAGTGGCGTCAATGATTGTGGAGCAACAGAGTTATCAGAACACAGGAATCCCAAGGATCTACGAGGCCACACAGGCGAGATTAGACAGTTCCAAGAACACAGTATTCGAAAGCTGGAAAGCGGCTTATCAGGGGCCGGGGGCGAAACTGTAG